From Hydractinia symbiolongicarpus strain clone_291-10 chromosome 11, HSymV2.1, whole genome shotgun sequence, the proteins below share one genomic window:
- the LOC130614687 gene encoding uncharacterized protein LOC130614687 has product MISGNEAGLNIVIVLKLTSSTCCLFLYRCDDTNIVSPTQYETDNRRWERGCIRGLKMCCPFISIINNFSLANIEKPFLLANDLGDVSLDINYFACKISVFKHQSRNLRMLGLNTKIFGQTFLCCCCSAIYNADSST; this is encoded by the coding sequence ATGATCTCTGGGAACGAGGCTGGTCTAAATATTGTTATCGTACTCAAACTGACTTCTAGTACCTGTTGTCTCTTTCTCTATCGATGTGACGATACAAACATTGTCTCGCCGACCCAATATGAAACAGATAACAGAcgatgggaacgaggttgtatcAGAGGACTAAAAATGTGTTGTCCTTTCATTAGCATAATTAACAATTTTTCGCTTGCAAACATAGAGAAACCGTTCCTGCTCGCAAATGATTTAGGTGACGTATCATTGGACATTAATTATTTTGCGTGCAAAATTTCAGTATTTAAACATCAAAGCCGTAATTTGCGAATGCTTGGTTTAAATACGAAAATATTTGGCCAGACATTTCTATGTTGTTGCTGTTCTGCAATTTACAATGCAGATTCATCAACCTAG
- the LOC130614663 gene encoding uncharacterized protein LOC130614663, which produces MLMKLILFVVSLLCFFQAIQARCYMDDSGNYVCIDENWWEKQNDGVRAGLGLGIIFVIILPCILCCYCCCCRRTQHTTVVMGGQPGGGPSTTVINNTNMMQQQTGIPYERQVNYPM; this is translated from the exons ATGTTGATGAAATTAATACTTTTCGTAGTCTCTTTACTGTGCTTTTTCCAGG CTATTCAAGCACGTTGTTACATGGACGACAGTGGAAACTACGTCTGCATAG ATGAGAATTGGTGGGAAAAACAAAACGATGGTGTCAGAGCTGGTCTAGGTTTGGGTATCATCTTTGTGATTATTCTTCCATGTATACTGTGCTGctactgttgttgttgtcgtcggaCTCAACACACAACAGTGGTAATGGGAGGACAACCTGGTGGAGGTCCATCGACCACTGTTATCAACAATACGAACATGATGCAACAGCAGACGGGCATCCCGTATGAAAGACAAGTGAATTATCCGATGTGA
- the LOC130614391 gene encoding uncharacterized protein LOC130614391, with the protein MSLKLIVFGVFFIFIQGIQASCEHCRDTNWWEGQSKVVKGAVLFSVIFAIIIPCMLCCCCFCHANNTSTSVIGRRHGPGHLNTIFNNTNMMEQQTNIPYERQL; encoded by the exons ATGTCGCTGAAATTAATCGTCTTtggagttttttttattttcattcaag GAATCCAAGCAAGTTGTGAACACTGCAGAG ATACGAATTGGTGGGAAGGTCAAAGCAAAGTAGTCAAAGGTGCTGTTCtgttttctgtcatttttgcaATAATCATTCCATGCATGCtatgctgttgttgtttttgtcacgCTAACAACACCTCAACATCGGTAATTGGAAGACGACATGGTCCAGGTCACTTGAACACAATTTTCAACAATACGAACATGATGGAACAGCAGACGAACATACCGTATGAAAGACAGTTATAG
- the LOC130614355 gene encoding uncharacterized protein LOC130614355, with protein sequence MHRLVDICCLLSILTAFISCNPTSFERPKRQNGNSDYELMQRYWREVLPLGFFINNGAAETGDNTAAVSVRDKIERLESEGSGDVRRDDIARPTPSITIQNDKKATVNNEKISTEESGKLAAKIEKGGDSAGEDKKADPGDKKTVRTTVTCQGQKEWLQCDGPYELIKIKNAFWGRDNDYTCTKSGVTHGLKTDKNCAQDESNTMTKVQEACDNENVCEVVASGIYFDKADCSDVYKFLRMDWECAPSESRIKESVS encoded by the exons ATGCATCGTCTCGTTgatatttgttgtttgttgtccATTTTAACCGCGTTCATA TCTTGCAACCCTACTTCATTTGAAAGACCCAAGAGACAAAATGGAAATTCGGATTACGAATTAATGCAAAGGTACTGGAGGGAAGTTTTACCACTTGGTTTCTTTATCAACAATGGTGCAGCTGAAACAG GAGATAATACCGCCGCTGTTAGTGTCCGTGACAAAATCGAGCGTCTAGAATCAGAAGGCAGCGGTGACGTACGGCGTGACGATATTGCCAGACCAACACCATCTATTACAATACAAAACGATAAAAAAGCTACTGTTAATAACGAAAAAATTAGCACGGAGGAGAGTGGTAAATTGGCcgcaaaaattgaaaaaggaGGAGACTCCGCTGGAGAAGACAAGAAAGCTGATCCTGGTGACAAAAAGACG gtgCGAACAACTGTCACATGTCAGGGTCAAAAAGAATGGTTACAGTGTGATGGACCATAcgaattaataaaaataaaaaacgcatTTTGGGGTCGCGATAATGATTACACGTGTACGAAAAGTGGCGTAACGCATGGACTTAAGACGGATAAAAATTGTGCGCAGGATGAATCGAACACGATGACAAAAGTCCAAGAGGCGTGTGATAACGAGAACGTGTGTGAAGTGGTGGCTTCTGGGATATATTTTGATAAAGCAGACTGCTCGGacgtatacaaatttttaaggATGGATTGGGAGTGTGCTCCAAGTGAGTCGAGAATAAAAGAATCTGTCAGTTAG
- the LOC130614354 gene encoding uncharacterized protein LOC130614354, producing MNGIWPALSLLLAIICVGYTNAGLWDVIKRSRRNYPDNELAMMYWNSPVSFGVYVNNDFGGDGTGDTIKRTDTPLHPAGSGSGSGGNYFADSAKRDSVPTPKKVEMEKKSELTAQAAKVEVQGEDDETKRHTTVTCQGQKEWLQCPMYHLIKINSAFWGRDEEAACSKSSVEHGLKTDKMCAQDESNTMIKVQNACDGESACELVSSPVYFDRTDCPDVYKFLRVNWECAHSESRLKDTIDGGTKDVAENTQVEKPSNTTSTLK from the exons ATGAATGGTATTTGGCCAGCATTATCTTTATTGCTTGCGATCATTTGTGTTGGATACACC AATGCTGGTTTATGGGATGTTATAAAACGTTCACGTCGAAATTATCCCGATAATGAATTAGCTATGATGTATTGGAATTCGCCCGTCTCCTTCGGAGTATACGTCAACAATGACTTCGGTGGTGATGGGACGGGTGATACTATAAAACGTACAGACACTCCCCTGCATCCAGCGGGTAGTGGAAGCGGTAGTGGTGGAAACTACTTCGCTGACAGTGCAAAACGTGATTCAGTTCCAACTCCAAAGAAGGTGGAGATGGAAAAGAAATCAGAATTAACAGCACAAGCAGCCAAGGTGGAAGTGCAGGGAGAAGATGACGAAACGAAG CGTCACACAACAGTCACGTGCCAAGGTCAAAAGGAATGGCTGCAATGTCCTATGTATCACTTAATAAAAATCAACAGTGCATTCTGGGGTCGAGACGAAGAAGCCGCTTGTTCGAAGTCTAGTGTAGAACATGGATTAAAAACTGATAAAATGTGTGCTCAAGATGAAAGCAACACAATGATAAAAGTGCAAAACGCCTGCGATGGAGAGAGTGCATGTGAATTAGTCTCCTCCCCTGTGTATTTCGATCGTACTGATTGTCCagatgtttacaaatttttaagagTTAACTGGGAATGTGCTCACAGCGAGTCCAGGCTAAAAGATACGATAGACGGGGGTACGAAAGACGTTGCCGAGAATACACAAGTGGAAAAACCTTCCAACACGACTAGTACTTTGAAGTAA